One Cellulosimicrobium protaetiae genomic region harbors:
- a CDS encoding zinc-dependent metalloprotease, whose amino-acid sequence MTLVEQDGRSDGDPSRGDAIVDWSAAAQIAGRLARPGPQASRDELADLVEGLRTAAEAAVPHVLDVTRMTPAGGPSNGPTTGLGTVYVVDRARWARANTEIMASLTDGVTDALVGEQGRVPQATALVGAAQVGSVLAVLSSRVLGQFDPYSGLGAPSGGSPGSPGRLVLVAPNVLQVERALDLRPADFRLWVCLHEQTHALQFAAAPWLADHLRGRASALLTELSASSRRLAEARLREKLATVGRAVLHAVRGEDGTFVDGLLTPEEQDRLADVTAVMALLEGHADVAMDAVGPRTVRTVRSIRRKFEARRDGEGRSGFDVVLRRVLGMDAKIAQYRDGAAFVRAVEKEVGRDGFNAVWASPENLPTAREIADARAWVRRVHG is encoded by the coding sequence GTGACACTCGTCGAGCAGGACGGCCGTTCGGACGGTGACCCGTCGCGCGGTGACGCGATCGTCGACTGGTCCGCCGCCGCGCAGATCGCGGGTCGGCTCGCGCGTCCCGGCCCGCAGGCGTCGCGCGACGAGCTCGCCGACCTGGTCGAAGGGCTGCGCACGGCTGCCGAGGCCGCCGTGCCGCACGTGCTCGACGTGACGCGCATGACCCCCGCGGGCGGGCCGTCGAACGGGCCGACGACCGGGCTCGGCACCGTGTACGTCGTGGACCGCGCGCGCTGGGCGCGTGCCAACACCGAGATCATGGCGTCGCTCACCGACGGCGTGACCGACGCCCTCGTCGGCGAGCAAGGGCGCGTCCCGCAGGCGACGGCGCTCGTCGGGGCCGCCCAGGTCGGGTCGGTCCTCGCGGTCCTGTCCAGCCGCGTCCTCGGGCAGTTCGACCCCTACAGCGGGCTCGGCGCGCCCTCGGGCGGGAGCCCCGGTTCGCCCGGTCGCCTGGTGCTCGTGGCGCCCAACGTCCTGCAGGTCGAGCGCGCGCTCGACCTGCGTCCCGCCGACTTCCGCCTCTGGGTCTGCCTGCACGAGCAGACGCACGCGCTGCAGTTCGCCGCCGCGCCCTGGCTCGCCGACCACCTGCGCGGGCGGGCGAGCGCGCTCCTCACCGAGCTCTCCGCGTCGTCGCGTCGGCTCGCCGAGGCGCGGCTGCGCGAGAAGCTCGCCACCGTGGGCCGCGCCGTCCTGCACGCCGTGCGCGGCGAGGACGGGACCTTCGTCGACGGTCTCCTCACGCCCGAGGAGCAGGACCGTCTCGCCGACGTCACGGCCGTCATGGCGCTGCTGGAGGGTCACGCCGACGTCGCGATGGATGCCGTCGGGCCGCGCACCGTCCGCACGGTGCGCAGCATCCGCCGCAAGTTCGAGGCGCGGCGCGACGGCGAGGGGCGCTCCGGGTTCGACGTCGTGCTCCGACGCGTGCTCGGCATGGACGCCAAGATCGCCCAGTACCGCGACGGCGCGGCCTTCGTCCGCGCGGTCGAGAAGGAGGTCGGGCGCGACGGCTTCAACGCCGTGTGGGCGTCGCCCGAGAACCTGCCGACCGCCCGTGAGATCGCCGACGCGCGCGCCTGGGTGCGCCGCGTCCACGGCTGA
- the tilS gene encoding tRNA lysidine(34) synthetase TilS — protein sequence MGGPAPVVAAARRAVRGALGDLDRGALVLVACSGGADSTALAAATAFAAPRLGLSAGAVVVDHGLQEGSAGVAADAAERCRGLGLDPVEVRRVVVPASGDGPEADARAARYAALDAAAAERGAAAVLLGHTLDDQAETVLLGLARGAGARSLAGMADRRGVYRRPFLGLRRTQAEAVCRTLGLVWWDDPTNVVPAPGTGPGASRGDTAPPLRSQVRGRVVPALVDVLGPGAVPALARTADLLRDDADLLDALAADLLATALASALVASPDDGEGGPVGGPAASGAESVVLDTGVLAAAHPALRRRTLRSAALRAGCPASDLFAVHVDALDALVTAWRGQGPAHLPGDLRAWRACGRLSLGAGTTPPRSLPPRARTTPTTPTAQE from the coding sequence GTGGGCGGGCCGGCACCCGTCGTCGCGGCCGCCCGCCGGGCCGTGCGCGGCGCGCTCGGGGACCTGGACCGCGGGGCCCTCGTGCTCGTCGCGTGCTCGGGCGGCGCGGACTCGACGGCGCTCGCGGCCGCCACGGCGTTCGCCGCGCCACGGCTCGGGCTCAGCGCGGGCGCCGTCGTCGTGGACCACGGCCTCCAGGAGGGCAGCGCCGGTGTCGCTGCGGACGCCGCGGAGCGCTGCCGCGGGCTCGGGCTCGACCCGGTGGAGGTGCGCCGCGTCGTCGTGCCGGCGTCCGGCGACGGTCCGGAGGCCGACGCGCGCGCGGCCCGGTACGCCGCGCTGGACGCCGCCGCGGCCGAGCGCGGCGCGGCCGCGGTCCTCCTCGGTCACACGCTCGACGACCAGGCGGAGACGGTGCTGCTCGGGCTCGCCCGCGGGGCGGGCGCACGATCCCTCGCGGGGATGGCGGACCGTCGCGGCGTCTACCGCCGTCCTTTCCTCGGGCTGCGGCGCACGCAGGCCGAGGCCGTCTGCCGGACGCTCGGGCTCGTGTGGTGGGACGACCCCACGAACGTCGTGCCGGCACCCGGCACAGGCCCGGGGGCGTCCCGCGGCGACACGGCACCACCGCTGCGCTCGCAGGTGCGCGGCCGTGTCGTGCCCGCGCTGGTCGACGTGCTCGGGCCGGGAGCGGTGCCGGCGCTCGCGCGCACGGCCGACCTCCTGCGCGACGACGCCGACCTGCTCGACGCGCTCGCTGCGGACCTCCTCGCGACGGCACTCGCGTCGGCACTCGTGGCGTCCCCGGACGACGGCGAGGGCGGCCCGGTCGGCGGGCCCGCGGCGTCGGGCGCCGAGAGCGTGGTGCTCGACACCGGTGTCCTCGCTGCCGCGCACCCGGCCCTGCGCCGTCGGACCCTGCGGTCCGCGGCGCTGCGCGCGGGCTGCCCGGCGAGCGACCTCTTCGCCGTGCACGTCGACGCGCTCGACGCGCTCGTCACCGCCTGGCGCGGGCAGGGACCCGCGCACCTGCCGGGCGACCTGAGGGCGTGGCGCGCGTGTGGCAGGCTTTCCCTGGGCGCGGGGACGACGCCCCCGCGCAGCCTCCCCCCACGAGCCCGCACCACCCCCACCACCCCCACAGCTCAGGAGTGA
- the hpt gene encoding hypoxanthine phosphoribosyltransferase has product MEASDVAGDLENILLTEEQLGARLDEIAAQIDRDYAGKDLLLVGVLKGAVMVMADLARRLHSHVEMDWMAVSSYGSGTKSSGVVRILKDLDADLTGRNVLIVEDIIDSGLTLSWLLSNLRSRGPASVEIAAMLRKPDAAKTDVDVRYVGFDIPNEFVVGYGLDYAEKYRNLPFVGTLAPHVYSS; this is encoded by the coding sequence GTGGAAGCATCGGACGTCGCAGGCGACCTCGAGAACATCCTGCTCACCGAGGAGCAGCTCGGCGCGCGGCTCGACGAGATCGCGGCGCAGATCGACCGCGACTACGCGGGCAAGGACCTCCTGCTCGTCGGCGTCCTCAAGGGCGCCGTCATGGTCATGGCGGACCTCGCGCGCCGCCTGCACAGCCACGTCGAGATGGACTGGATGGCCGTCTCGTCGTACGGGTCGGGCACCAAGTCCTCGGGCGTCGTGCGGATCCTCAAGGACCTCGACGCCGACCTCACGGGCCGCAACGTGCTCATCGTCGAGGACATCATCGACTCCGGGCTCACGCTCTCGTGGCTCCTGTCGAACCTGCGCTCGCGCGGACCGGCGTCGGTCGAGATCGCGGCGATGCTGCGCAAGCCCGACGCCGCGAAGACCGACGTCGACGTGCGGTACGTCGGGTTCGACATCCCCAACGAGTTCGTCGTGGGCTACGGCCTCGACTACGCGGAGAAGTACCGCAACCTGCCGTTCGTCGGGACGCTCGCGCCGCACGTGTACTCGAGCTGA